The sequence GTTTGATGACATGTTTACACCTGTCTTTCCCTCCTAGTCTTACATCTATGTCGTTGTATCGTTTCTCTAGGTGGATTTTAAGTCCCGAGCCCCGCGCATTGTCACGGGTATCCAGACGCAGGGACTGTGGGGAGGGTGGGTCACGTCATACACCGTCTCCTATAGCAACGACAGCGTGGACTGGACCATGTACGGGGGTGGACAGGTTAGCTAACTTGTTTCTCCTGCTGACTGGGTTGGGTGCATATTTGATTTCTGAGAAATGACACATTTCATTGTCCATTGATTGTCCTTGCACTTTTTATTCGTTAACTTATCTTATGTTTTTGCCCCTAACCTCtgtgatttatttttttaatgccATACAAGACacatggaagttaaacacacttcactgccagtggactagcctcctgctgcagtgattgcaccacagtgtggcccagggctatggaacggagatgggcaccgccctatacatcaatagtggtgtgggaggattttaacttactaGTAACTAACATACAAGACAGATTAGGATTGATGCTAGGTTACACCACCTTCCCACTAGTGGCTGCGACCGCGCTGCCACCAAAGATTCGACGATTCACTCAACAAATGTCATAGCCAAAGAacacattttttaaagtcttgtgtagttgtgcgttttgttgtcttttacatcatgcTTTTACATATGGATTATATTCCACaaagggtcacacaaattcaattttggttgcTCACAGGTGATAGATCAGTGATCGTCATCTAGTTGAAAGGGGACgttaacaaaatgtattttactCCCTATTTTTGGTCATAGATTCTCGCTGGAAACACAAACGGTGGAAACGACACGATACAGCACGACTTCACGCCGCCTCTCGTGACCGGGTACCTCCGTGTGAACGTCCAGACATGGAACGGGCAGATAGCACGGCTCAGGATGGAGCTACTGGGGTGTGACGGTACTGaaatcactcattcattcattcactcattcattcactcactcactcacacactcattcatttattcattcttcactcattcactcactcactcattcatccactcattcactcattcattcattcactcactcgctcattCAAGAattcactcacccactcattgattcattcactcattcactaactcatccattcatttactagcacattcattcactcactcactcactcactcacgcatcCATTTAGTCATTCCCAGAAGATTTAAAaatctaacctccttgctcattcattcattcatttatttattcattcacacattcattcactcactcattcatcccTCAGGCTAAGACTCATACCTCGCAGTTTCTTGAAGAAGccacataaaacaacaaaatatactgTTATTCGTCAAGATGTAAATTTGTAGATGTAAATTTGTAAAGGCAGCCCTAAtaatttctttttactttttttacttttactttttacGTTTTTAGGTATTGATGACTGTGCTCCCGAGCCTTGTGCCAATGGTGCGACGTGTTTTGATGAGCTGGACATGTACTCGTGCGTCTGTGCACCAGGGTACACCGGTAACAACTGCTCTATTGGTGGAGGTTTGGGTGCAGGTAAGGAAAAttgtgttccttttttgttaAACTGTCCGATTTTCTCCTAGCAACCTTTTGTGTCTAGATGCAGCACGCAGAGAACTTGAGCTGCAGtcggtatatttttacagggaggggttgctagcctttcccctttaacatgctcaaggcatctcctcgaacacaggaacCCAATTTTTCGTCCCCTCCGAAAGACCCAAGGCAACCGAGATACCCTGACCCTGGGACTTGAAAGTCTCCAAATTACCAATTAATTagaactcaactgtgaggctgctgccagttgagccacagggacagcTCAGTTAAGATACCGAATAAATAGACTTACACAAATTCTCTGTGTCACCCAAGACCACTAGattgtacatacaaacatagtAGTGTAGTGGAGTATGCATTAGAATGTCTTGCAAAGTTTGACGTTTGAGTTTCAGGTGCAGTTGTTGGCATTGTTCTTGGGAGCCTGTGCTTTCTGTTGCTGGTGGCAATACTTGTGTACTGCTTGAAAAGGAGGTGAGAACAAATACCGTATAGATAACCCTTTGTTTATTACCCGACAACTTTTTAGTGCAAACAATTCAGCATGATAATGATACATTATAGTTCACTGGTATGATATTGAAAATCTAATGCAAACGAGTCAGCATGATAATGGTATAATATGGAAACAAACTGTTCCCCAACTAAAAAAAATCGACTTTTAAAGCGAAAGTTTAGTCTGAATCACTCGGGCTTCTTTGGCTCTCGGACCAAATCGCTCTCGACACGTTACGTAATGTGTTCAAAGTTGGTGGAAAACGACATCGCCCCCGTCCAGATTCAAACTACTTTGGACCCATTGCTGACATCACACGTGTGACAAGCTACGTGTCCGGAAAGACTTAAACAGAGAGCTAAAAAAAGGACTGAGTGATTCAGTTGAAAATTCAGGTGAGTCTAAATTCTTTAAGTTGAACACTTTTAACTTTCCATAATGTATACGtcatttaccaactcagataaaCTTTCATACTACTCCTGGTACAATACAGTGCTCATAATATgaacattttgttgtcttggATCCAAAAAGTGGAACCAAAAAGGTATAACAACGAAAGATATTATATGATAGATTTCAAAGATCGCTTGTGTTTTTCAGATTGATGCCTAGAACACAGATCCAGGCAGAGATCGAACCCGAAGCAGCTGGCAATGAACATACTTAACAGCAGATCACGCAAATGAAGACAACCCCAGAAATGAACGGGGAAAGCCCGAGTCACAATGGCGAAGAACTGGACACGGCTTTTAATTAGGTTTATAAACCTCCAAGAGAACTGATATAGGGTTATACAAATTGTTGCAGCGCATGCAAAGGTCTGTCACGGATTCACTCCTGATCTTACCTGGtcatatgtacagtttttaacGACACCAAAATTTGGTACGACTCTTAGATATCTGTGCATGCAATAATCTTATGTTGTACAGTTTTGCATTGTGTCGATTAGCTAGCTGACAGTAAACACGAGAATGCTCTGAATATGTCTCTTCTTGAATATTTCGTGTGCTACAGAAGTAACTGCAATCgtcaaactagaaaggcaacatttgcaagcaaatatataatgtttaccttcacttGGTCTAGCCTTACAAACTACTcatctgtttattcttactgtactctattgatatacatggtgaccagcccctcacTCAAGCGCTGCAATTCTTTTTGCTACAatatgtaatcgaacaccacggtgtttaccagtaaccatggtgacaaccGCCTGGTttaggtcgttgaccctatttgtttggaacggaagaagaagaagaggagacgaagcaaaaacaatatgtttgccttctgtgaaggtaaacataatgatTCATGTGGGCTTTTAACTTAGATGAACACATTCCAATTTGAAAGAGACAAAAAGCATGCTCGTACCAACTGAGCTGCCAAATGCATTAGTGATTAAGCTGGTTACCTCGTatgtaaaatttgtttgtttgttaactttgtttgtttgtttgtttctgctaGTAATGTTAGTTGCATCAATCTTTCACATTAACGCTGCGCTGTAAACATTACGACTGGCTTCGCTATTCTTATTTGACTTGTCAGGCATACTAAAAATGCATGGTATATACTTTTCGAATTCATTACCCTTAAtaaactttaccttcaaaccCTCTCCTATTAAGTCGgttttttcactttctttcCCCACAGATCACGACCTTTGTGGCTCTTTATTTTCTCGCCTTTTTCTTTCGCCTTTTtacgtttctttttctttttttcttccaatATCAAGTTAGCTAACTGAGTCTTTCGTCCTACCACTGAAAATTTCTGGTGCTTTTTAGcaatcttttcttctttttcttccgcATGTATGCGTTTCGatgctttcttttttgttttcgaTTTCAATCCAATCGACTTTCTCTTACCACTGAGCGTTGGAATTTCCTGGAGTTTTTGAGCGGGTTCTGAAATGTTTTTCCCCTCGTGTATTTGTAGCTGATTACCTTTGGATTTTCGGAGTTCCTCGTTCTGACGCAACGCAAGCTTCGCATCCCAAATCCCTCTCCGCCGTTCTATCGCCATACAGAGCGACCCGTCCCATTCAAACCTGTCGTGCCATCTGCTTTTCTCCACCCCAAAATGAGTAACATTCCTCCCACGATGCCCCCTACATCCTTCAAAATATACCCACGAATTCAGCCGTCTAAAGTACTGTACTTCGTTTAGAAAACCTGGACCGATGTGTTGGGACGTTTCGTTGAATACTTTTTGAGAGTAGTCATAGAGCGCGAAGTCAATGCTACTCCAGTTTTTAAACGTTGCCTCTTCTTTGCGATGTAGAGTCACATTTGTGTAGCGATTCGTTTCAAATTCACTATCTGGTTGGTACAAGATATCCTGCATGTCCCAACACATGAGTCTTTTGAGCAAGACCAGCGACTCGTCGAATCGCTCCACGAGTAAGACGAcccttatttctttttttacctcCTGAAAGTGAGCCTTGGTATTCTCATCGTCCCATCGCCAACTCATGTCGAATCCTAAGTCGAACGCCTGGCGGTTTTTAATGGGATGATATGTCTTGAAGGTGGCTGCATCCTTGACGGAGTACAGATAAGGATCCTTGAAGAACGCATTGAGAGGATCTTCACTACTGATGTTGTAGTGTTTGTGGAGCTTCCATTGGTGAAAAGAAGACTTCATGTGGTTCACCGGGTGTTGTAGTATGGTGAAATAAACCGTGTCCGCTGGCATCTTTCTGTATGGGGAAAGGTCGTCACATGACTCAATTATACCAAAATCTTAATTAGGAAAATATTAATAGGACCATCGTGTCTTTAAAGGCAAGAAGAGGATAGTCAAATAACTATATCAGGAGCAGTACTAGTGGAAGAATACGTTGAAAAGTATTCCCATCCATAAGCATGCTCAtagtgctctccaagcagaggttaggctccggcttgttttggacgtctttccAGTACAGGCGTTCTATctggctttcttttttgtcaggTTTACGTTTTGTCCACCAGCCAAGTTTCTGGCGGACAttaagaaaacctgacaaaatagaaagccagataGAACGCCTGAAAAGCTAAAGGCgttcaaaacaagccggagcctaacctctgcttggagagtatgctaATAAACCCTTGCTTTAAGGAATAACAGACTACGGATATGTGGACATGGGAAGGAAAAGATTTTGCAATTGTTGGCATTTTTGACAATTCTAGCAACATTCGCTTCTGAGAATCAAAACTCAAGACAGGCCTCACTTCTTTATCTCCTTGCTGTATCTCAGATGGTGGGTGATGACGTTGTAGTTTTGATCTTTCACCGGTAGACCGTCGAACTCATCCGTGAACGTTAGCCAACGGAATGAGGCTCCTGTTCAAAAACACACGAGAGTCACCCATATAGAGATCCGCCCCAACATTTGTTGATGgttaaccataccatcgggaaaTCCTCGGTACCTGTACGGTGCTGGGAATACTAGTGTGTCCCGCCGCCCAGTTCATTAGCGCACGCTACGGAATttcactgctgacaggatgatagcagtacaaatttttctactgctgacaggatcatcatgTCAGTAGCCACTTTCTTAATCAAAAGTCGACTGGAAAGATAGGCTGACATAGAAAAATACCAATGCTTAGCAGAGCTGGGTCCGATAGAACATCCCTAGGCGCTACGCCTGCCCGTcgctaaagccccccccccctcccactggacccgcggcacgctggcggcgtcgctgctgccgatcgaattgacaaagcactcaacgaatttcatcgacaagaaAACGAATcgttttaagctttgtgtgttttgctgtcttttgggtcatacttgACGTATGTCAagttgaatgatattcccattataaagtcaacggtaacacaaatccagtttaggacgcagcgacgccaccagcgtgccgcgggtccgacggtgagagggggggggtAATGGTTACCAGGCTCAGGGTAACTTTACAGTACAGCACAGTGCCATGCAATAAAAGACAATTCAGTCATTTGAAGTTTGACATGCAACATACGAACAACTACACAATGGGAACGTTAGCTAACCTGTTCGTGGTAGCATGACGGTGAGGTTGTGTTGGTACGCATAGCGAAGTAGGATTCGTTGTACCGTGTTAGAGGCCGCTTCTTGGACCTGAAAAAGAAATGTGAAAATCTGTCATCATCATTCAAAATCTGcaaggtatagattttcctagATCATTTTAGATGCCCTGTAAGCATAACATATTTACTACCATTGCATCACTACTCCCCAAATAGCTTGATAGTAGCATAAACActtgataaaaaaacattgatCCTAAAAAGTAATCAATAGACTCTCACcttgatgaaaacaaaattcctctttggGGTGCATGCTTGTCCTACAATTTTCGACTCAGCCGCAAGAGGCGCTTGCGTGTCCTGACTGCCCGGTCGACCCACTTGGGCTATAGGCGGGTTCATGACGGCATCTCCGACACGTATAGGGTGCAGCCTGTTGTTGAGCAGCACGAACTCAGAAATCTCGTCAGGCGTGTAGGTGACGTAGAGCATGAAAACCACGCAGAAACCGAACGTGATAGCTGTCGCTAACTTAAGCGTGTCGACTCTTTCGTTGCCCATGCCTCTTCGCTTCCTTGCTATCACTGGTGGTAAAATGATCACGATGTAGCGTTTAGAACAAAATTGTAGCAGAGCACAATTCAGGCGTAGAAGGAAAACAATATGAGTCACAAGCGTTTTCTCTGTATGGTTACGTTTTCTGCCAAACGTCAATCATATCACTTACCACCACCACAACGTCGTGGTCGATTAAGTATAGATCCATTGGTTCTTTGTCGCTGTTACATGTAAGACTATGAATAAAGGCAAACTAAATTTTATTACTTACTTAGACAAGCACAGAAGGTTGTAATAATCAGTATTGTCGTATCTTCTCTCTTTGAGTCGTGCGATTGCTATCAAGGACAGCCTTTTATATTCAACCTCCAGTATTAGTGCACTGACCCTGTGTCTACGTCTGACTCAGTGGTTTGAAAAAAGGTCAAATTAAATTCGACTAGATAGACAAACCTATAACACTGATGCCAGGCCAATGATACCTAACTATTCGACTCTCATGATGAAGTTACTGATCGTATCAAATATTCTGTATTCTTTGGCTTTCTTTGGTTTCTACCAACACCAttgtctgtatttttgtattaCGTAATATTTGACGACAACACGGGGTCGACTGGGCCTGTGTTGTTGTCAGGTCGCatatccaacatggcggcctctAAAATGTATAATTATCATAGCTTGAGAAACTCTATGACCTTCACTTGATCACTCAAAGGGTAAACATAAACAGTTCCCTTAGATTTAAAACTTCTCGATTCATAATTGTAAGGAAAATCGTAAGCTATCATTGAACGGGATGTAATATAACGTTTACCTTTTTGCAGCTTAGTTGTTTGTTATCATTATGTCATTCTGACGCTCCGCGTGCAACGTAgaattagggggggggggagacagGTTGATAAGCCCCTCTGGAACTAACGCCTAACGAAGGACATTGAAGGCCGTGAAGATTTCTCAAGTCTGAATTCTGCACATCCCCTGAAGCTGTGCCTAACCTTTGACACAGTAGATCTTTACTGCTGCGATTTACTGACTAGACAGGTTTTTCCTCTCTTCGTTTTGTCTTGCTCATATTTGGTATAAACACCAGTAAACTATATTTCGTGCAAAACTGCTGCACAAAAATGGTCTAAGCTATTTCGAAATAGAGAAATATAAATCTTAGCTTTTTGCAATGTAGACACACGCCAGTAAACATCAACACGACCACATCTACACTCTAACATATTGTGAAAACATACGCTCTGAGCACCTTAAATTCATAGAATGCGTAACTCTGTTAAGTCAAAGTTTTATTGATTACATATATCTCTCTGTTTCGCTCACATAATCATATTTAGATATAAAGTATTCTTTGACTACTGTTCACGATTCCGAGCACAGAATAGTCGACCAAGATTTTGCAACTACGCCTCCTAGCAGCAAAATCATTTACTACAATTCGTAACTGTTTACAAAATGTCGTAATGAAACCAAATATTACAGTGGATCTTGCGAACAATGCCTTCGAAAATCAGCGGACAGGTCGAACTAGTGGCCGAGGGAGGGAGGCAGACGAAATCGTGGCCACTACTTgcacaacctctgcttggagaatagaagaGGGTGGGTCACATGAGGTCGGCTCTAAGGCCGTCGGTGTAACGTCGTCTACTTACAAGGATGATATTTATACCCCCTCCCAATATACCTAACCTTGTAACTTGACCTTTATACACAATTCTGATCCATGGGAGGAGGGACTCATTTCCTCTTTCCATAGGACAATCCAGAAAGCAACGTAAGGGTAATATGTATGTGCGAAGTGTGTGTGCCTTAACTGTTCTATCTCACCATtctaatttttttgtctttttttaatttttcctcTCACGTCATTGTCAACAGCTAGGATTCTAGAAACTTGTTACGACCAGAGAAAGACTCAAAGTAGGCAAAGGCCCTTCTGGCCATGGTCGTAAACATCAAAATGCTGAATCGTGTGCCTTGTCTGCAACAACAGGAAACATGTGAAGTATGAACAGACTGATAATGTGCCGTTCTGAGAACATCTGTgttaacttgacttgactactTCCGTGTCGGAAGGGCGTTCTGTGTACAAAATATGATACCATAGAGAGTTGACGTTTGATAATATACCTTTATAAAATGATAGACGTATCAAAATTAATTTTTATTTACGTGGTGTCCAAATTATACGTTTGTAGTAGCTACCGTTACCTTTTTCAAAACCTGACAACTCCTAGACTTCGTTTTAGCTGGAGAAAGTTGTTTTCAGTTTTGTCAGGAAGTTAGCGCCATCAAAGCATTCGGCACGTTGATTGGCGGTTCGCCAGATGGCGTGTTTTGCCTCTTCATAATCGGCTGTGTCAGTCGGTGGGTAGGCGAACGGCTCAAAATGGCTGCTTCTGTGATTCTTGTAGTCTGCTGTCTGTCTCTTCACAGTGTGTTCGGCGTCCAGACGGTTGGTaagtcattgtttttttttctttcttgagaGTAAaagagaagttttttttttctttcttgagaGTAAAAGAGAAGCCTATGTTCGTTTTTGGTTTGGATCTGATTAAGAGAGTGAGGTAGATGAAAGGACGGCATCCGGCACCgtgctttttttttctgcatagAACTTAAACATATTTCTTTCCATTGCGAAAAAACAAGacaagaaattaagaaaaaaactggAAAGGCTACATTTTCGCggaaatgcaggatatttccctcccataGGAAGCACGAAACGCCGCtgttgtttattcaagctaTTCATATGTCCGATATGAAGTCCCTACCATTAGCCAGAAAAATAGGAAGTTGctacataaattatgtaaatgaggtcctcattagcataacacgCATTCCTCTGTATTCActtttcctaaagctacctacacctccaatgtAACATCCATCGCatttagaaatatgaaatttcTGCATagcttatgcaaatgaagtccgcattagcataacacacattccgTTGTCATCCCCTTTCCTAAAGCTATctacacctctaatatgacacCCGTAGCATTTACCATAATGGAAATACTATAAGTTTTTGCATTAATCGAGCTACCACCTACGtctacttgttttgttttttttttggcaaaagaagaaagaagaagaacacaccagcaaaaacaatgtacagtgtatttCCCCCATACCCTATACAGGGTATAGGGTGGGGAAGATAATGATAGGCTAGGCCTTAATACAGACAGATTTAAAATGTTATCTGTTGCGGAAACAAGATTTAGTAGTCTACTAAGAGCTTCAACTTGTACGTGCTGTTGAGTAGTTCAAACGCAGAAGGCTGGAAGACATGAAtcaggttttattttcacagtcagttcacttacatgtaactgtaatgtGGTGGTAAGTATTAATTATAAAAGTCATATCTGTATCTAAAGGAAAACAATACCGCAATGTTGCGAGTCCTACCAAGGAGTTTAAAGAGAGACCTGTTCACATTTAAGATTTGTATAAATCACAGGAGCGATATTTGCTCGTAAATACAGGCACGTATCTGCTTTTCCCGTCATCTTGCAGCTCTCTTAATCGAACCATGACAGCAAGGTAGGAAACCGAACACTGCTTGCTTGTCATGTGGGcgaaagttaaagttaaagtggatGTATTGTCTGTGGGAATAGATTTCTATCAGAATGTTAGGCTCAAACAGACATCCTGCAGCGTTTGCTTGGGCAGAGTTGGACTGCTGCACTTGTCTGCTTCTTGCTGTGCATATCCAACACTGATAACTATGTCTATGTTTTCTACTATacagacattgatgaatgtCAGATCATCCCAGACTTGTGCCAGAATGGCACCTGTATCAACACCGTGGGCAGCTATCGTTGTAAATGTCCGACTGGCTTCCAGTTCAGCTCAGACTTACTCATATGTGAAGGTAGGgacatgtttattttgtatcttataGTCTATTTCATTGTTAGAATTTTACATACAAGTGAATATTTGGGAAGTGTCAGAATACTCTTGGGTCCTACAACTGTCTCTGTTATGATAGCTTCAAAATGACAACAATACCTGCATAGATAACACTAATGATTgttaataagaaaataagacTTTTGGTCTACTGAAGTGTACACCACCTGATCTGCTGTAAGACTAGATGAGATAAAGTAGattcagaaatattcataaTGTCAAAATGAATTGTCTTAAGGTCAGAAGAACTATATTTACCTTTACCTGCCCTGTACAGACATGAGGAAGAGTTTCTGCTATGCTATGGTGGcaaaacttccctggcaaaatTATTCTCCCCATAGCCAGCGTAGCtacagttagtctggtagagactatacaTTTAGTAAAAAAATTACTTTCCCTGTTCAGAGATGAGGGAGAGTT comes from Branchiostoma lanceolatum isolate klBraLanc5 chromosome 2, klBraLanc5.hap2, whole genome shotgun sequence and encodes:
- the LOC136427004 gene encoding inactive carboxypeptidase-like protein X2, encoding MQNGLIENDQINASSYNRTGYEGWRARLHGDRAWWMAMGDTDRWIQVDFKSRAPRIVTGIQTQGLWGGWVTSYTVSYSNDSVDWTMYGGGQILAGNTNGGNDTIQHDFTPPLVTGYLRVNVQTWNGQIARLRMELLGCDGIDDCAPEPCANGATCFDELDMYSCVCAPGYTGNNCSIGGGLGAGAVVGIVLGSLCFLLLVAILVYCLKRRLMPRTQIQAEIEPEAAGNEHT
- the LOC136428791 gene encoding galactose-3-O-sulfotransferase 2-like produces the protein MGNERVDTLKLATAITFGFCVVFMLYVTYTPDEISEFVLLNNRLHPIRVGDAVMNPPIAQVGRPGSQDTQAPLAAESKIVGQACTPKRNFVFIKVQEAASNTVQRILLRYAYQHNLTVMLPRTGASFRWLTFTDEFDGLPVKDQNYNVITHHLRYSKEIKKKMPADTVYFTILQHPVNHMKSSFHQWKLHKHYNISSEDPLNAFFKDPYLYSVKDAATFKTYHPIKNRQAFDLGFDMSWRWDDENTKAHFQEVKKEIRVVLLVERFDESLVLLKRLMCWDMQDILYQPDSEFETNRYTNVTLHRKEEATFKNWSSIDFALYDYSQKVFNETSQHIGPGFLNEVQYFRRLNSWVYFEGCRGHRGRNVTHFGVEKSRWHDRFEWDGSLCMAIERRRGIWDAKLALRQNEELRKSKGNQLQIHEGKNISEPAQKLQEIPTLSGKRKSIGLKSKTKKKASKRIHAEEKEEKIAKKHQKFSVVGRKTQLANLILEEKKKKKRKKAKEKGEKIKSHKGRDLWGKKVKKPT